The following proteins are co-located in the Rhodopirellula islandica genome:
- a CDS encoding prenyltransferase/squalene oxidase repeat-containing protein, translating into MARTAFALLLSFAFACQKDANAQTDIVTFDSVPAKRDSIDADEPIAAAFSAKQAAIYLDRASLTWQKEKKCVTCHTNMPYMFARPALSSVQKDSGEVREFFERYRTERWQQKAPTEGQGFWVIVVGAGLTFHDMQTTGRLSPITRDVLDFLWTTQRADGGWDWPDCDYAPMEIDDHFGVTLAALAVGIAPGGYAETESAQAGIAKLRTYFNNNPPKSLHHRAMIAWCSLRIDGLMTADERRRTVEELLSKQLSDGGWSTAGFLTDWKGLERNDGEPLDTQTSDGYGTGLVIVISRELGIPASDPRLQKGIQWILSNQRESGKWFTRSPVNDAGNLISNTGTAYAILALQSCGELPDWPFESPSTSK; encoded by the coding sequence GAAGGACGCCAACGCGCAAACCGACATCGTCACGTTTGATTCCGTTCCCGCCAAACGTGATTCGATCGATGCCGATGAACCGATCGCGGCAGCGTTCTCTGCCAAACAGGCTGCGATTTACCTCGATCGTGCCTCCCTGACCTGGCAGAAAGAGAAAAAGTGTGTGACCTGCCACACCAACATGCCCTACATGTTTGCGCGTCCGGCCTTGTCGTCCGTGCAGAAGGATTCGGGAGAAGTCCGTGAATTCTTTGAACGGTACCGAACGGAGCGTTGGCAGCAAAAGGCGCCGACGGAGGGCCAAGGCTTCTGGGTGATCGTGGTGGGAGCCGGGTTGACGTTCCACGACATGCAAACGACCGGGCGTCTCAGCCCGATCACGCGCGATGTGTTGGACTTTTTGTGGACCACGCAACGAGCTGATGGCGGTTGGGACTGGCCCGATTGCGACTACGCTCCCATGGAGATCGATGACCACTTTGGAGTCACGCTGGCAGCGCTGGCCGTTGGCATCGCACCGGGCGGCTACGCGGAAACGGAATCCGCTCAAGCTGGCATTGCGAAGTTGCGAACCTACTTCAACAACAACCCGCCGAAGTCTCTGCACCATCGTGCCATGATCGCATGGTGTTCCCTGCGAATCGACGGCCTCATGACCGCGGACGAGCGTCGAAGAACCGTGGAGGAACTGCTCTCGAAACAGTTGTCTGACGGCGGCTGGTCCACCGCAGGTTTCTTGACCGATTGGAAAGGACTGGAACGCAACGACGGTGAGCCACTCGACACGCAAACCAGTGATGGTTATGGCACCGGACTCGTGATCGTGATCAGCCGAGAACTCGGGATTCCCGCCAGCGATCCACGCTTGCAGAAAGGGATTCAGTGGATCCTTTCCAACCAGCGTGAAAGTGGAAAGTGGTTCACACGCTCGCCCGTCAACGACGCCGGCAATCTGATTTCCAACACAGGAACTGCCTACGCGATCCTCGCACTCCAAAGCTGCGGTGAGCTCCCCGACTGGCCGTTTGAATCACCCTCAACTTCGAAGTAG